Sequence from the Metopolophium dirhodum isolate CAU chromosome 2, ASM1992520v1, whole genome shotgun sequence genome:
tacctattattttaaatattcaccaACTCAAAGATTACaacttttacaaaataatagtcaaaattatatttatgtaattattattattatttttattattaagttaagaaaatcattatttattagtaaataataattattacaatttattataaacgaaaTCCATCACTGAAACAATTACGTATAAATAtagtgtttatttgttttttaatgtgattaagattatttttatgactaagaaaaatattatattcatataacaatataaaaatgtaaataataaacttaatgcAATTTAACGGGGACAAAGACAAATATTGTGAGCAAAgactgtaaaaatgtaatagtaaaaagaatctaaaattatatatttacagaaaaactaataattgaattgaattaaatgaattttaaaaaataatatttaagagcAAAATCGAGATACCCGTTAATAATAACGGCAGAATAATTtcgtgaaaaataaatgttgacagTTAAAAGTGCGGACAGTCCTATGTCCAccactgttaaaaaaaaattaacaataaaatattttcatggtaGCTACACAGTTATTGTTATGGCGTGTTATACgcatttggaaaatattttcactaaaaGTCTTGATATAGTTAATTTCTCCAAGTATggaataggtataggtactgttCAATCGTTACTGAATTATAGTAAAAGTTTCTCCGGAAAAACCGATGGAGTGAACTTGTTTTTACGTGATATAGTACCCCACCCCACCTCACCCTAAATCCGTTCCAGATTGATCAATATATCCAAATGACGACGAAACGTCATCGTCCGTGATTTGGACTTGTAACATTTTAAACCCATGTCCAGTTGTACGCGACCTGCTGTCGACGTCACTGTGACCCTCCCCCCGCACcctttaaacatattttactaagACACCGTCACCTTGCTCTTAGAAGTTATGACCAGATTTGGTTACCCTTTCCATTTCCCACCCCACAGAAGTTCTAGGCCAATGACGGTTCTTGGTCCACTAGTGTCGATACCCGTGTCgagttttgtaataattaataaaagtaatacaaGCTGtggtataaatgtaaaaacataaacaaatttagtaaaataatgttaaaacctatgtatatttttttccaaatatagtgtgttaaaaaatgtagtttctTGTTACCTATAGTGTTAATTTGTACAGTAAATATGGTACTGGTCTCTCgacaaattttgtcaataattgatTACACTCGTCACATTTCAAATAGTATAGATTGATAAGAATTCGAGAATCTTCACTAGTGTATATTCGGTTCTTAATTACAAAAGAAGTGTTGACGTATTTCCACACCTGGTCGTCCTGTTCCATTTTAAATTGTGCACATTGTTCACAGTATACACCTCGTTCTGGTATATTGACATAATTTACAACTATCAGATGTGAGCACATTGTCCGATATCTGTTGTTTAGTTTCTCTTGAGGAATATTAGTGTAATCGAGCTTGATTGTCCTGAACATTTCGAGTAGCTCGTACGGTAAGCTGAACAAATCTTGTGGCTGTTGCGCTTCGGACATAATGAccggtaaaaaataatttcacaatatgatattatgtcttCGTActgtaatttctaaaatatatgaatgtgtataattatatcattaaggGGTATCATTTATATGTACAGGATATGGTTTGACCAAATCCCACTCACCctattttaaagtacctatggAGTCATACACCAATGAAATCACGGCTTGGGTTCTGACGATTTCTAATGCTgtggattttaaataaatagagaGCAATTGATTccaaatctatataatataaaagagtgAAAGCGTGATGTGTGTCAATAATGAAGGCggaataattttatgaaaaataaaatatgttgaaagttgaaagtGTGGACAGTTCACcactgttaaataaaaataataataaaatattgtcatgGTAGCTACACAGTTGTCATGTGTTACACACATTTTGAAACGTCTTGATAATTAATTTCCCCAGGTATGGaaaaggtatataggtataagtactaATGTACTGTTCAATCATTACTGAATTATAGTAAAAGTTTCTCTGGAAAAAACGACGTGGTGAGCTTGTTTTTAGGTGGCATAGTGCCCTGCCTCATCCTAAATCCGTTCCCGATTCATGACATATGACCAAATGTATATCTAAAACCAGGACAAATATCGTTACACATATACGTGAAAGGAATATCCTTGtctaattatcaaaataaacacatttgaaACAGCTTGTATATAGTaaagagattttcaaaatatacaataatcaaTTAATGGACGAATGGAGTAGGTAAATAAGTTGGTACTATTATACAGGGTTCATATTCTCAACTAAAAATcgaaattcataatattttagcttagaagaaaaattaaataataatttaattgactCCGAAACAATCCCATAATATTACGGGTATAcagtagatacatattataaaacacataGGTAAAGCTCGATTTTAATGAAAAACTTACACGGACGATAAACTTTTCTAAGAAATGTTGTTATACGCAAGAATTAATAAAAGcaatataaaaacctatacagaaaaaaaaaatggacttaATCGATTAATCGATTGAcgtttagtaataatttttagatgcatatattttatctcgacaaacttatattttatggttattgGTTTGTATTTCATCGTGTCGAACGTGTGTTACATATACGAGTACTTTATTTACTATGCGCATACGagggtataaacatttttttttattataatcacttagattttattttatcttaggTTGTGTTATTTTTGTCTACATGTACGCGCACGCATGTACACATCACTAAAGACAGAGTggtttatattcaaaaaaaaaaaaaattaaatgtgtaaGTTTTGACATTCGTCTGGGTGCAAtccaatatattaaatagatgTACAAATctgtaatatgttaatttttactatacgtTTGTATGATCAAGTATTGAATAACAACTTCGATATATTATCtttgtttaaatgttatgagaataattaaaaatatctagaaCCGCAGTCAAAAtgttaagtaatatttaatacatttttttttctaatattagtgTTAAATGATTTTGTGCTGGGAAGCAATAAAGTgctatattacatacctattatattttttagttttataatacgaacaatatgcaattattacttattacgcACATCCTATAACAGGTATTAGATGGAGAATTTTGTTGCATCGAATTCTGCACggttttatttcttattaacttataatcttCTAGTTTATTAGGTActggttttaaattaaattcaaattttatttttgtattcagtcattatttcatattaatgtgattattataaaacataatattattattaatgtaagcGTACAGCTATACATACTACAGGGGATCCACTAACTTGGATCAGAAAAACTTTTCAATATAACCTACCTGGCCACCTATTAAGTTTGACTTtgttaaatgttcaatattttttaacttcatagtttataaacattttttcggtactttttaaaatatgtttattcatGTATAAACTAGCTAGAGCATTTATTCTAGATTTTGAAAtggaaaatacatatttaaatttaaataattaaatggaaaattgttaactgaaaatgttgatgtaggatacacgtcatattatataacatgatgAACAAgctgcttataaaaataattatttgaagtttaggaaaaaaaagtaggtaaggGTAAAAATTGTCTTTTCTATTTTTACATAACCTTGCTCTACATTTATGTAATGATATTAGAAAACTAACGTCCGTCATTTCCTACCTGATATTTTACTGAAATACTAACATAGtacgatttttcaaaattaactaATTTGTACTTGTGAACTGCACTTTTAGTTTTACGTAGCGAAATTTCTGCAGTCACGTAACCACCACAACaactaaaacttaaaataaatctgTTACTTGTCCTGTTTTGATTTTAAGGGAATTTAATTGTAAGTGATTATAGTTTCActagtaaattgtattaattaaaatgttcatatgaCTATATATATGAGCTATTTAGGACCACCGTTACAATAGTTTATGAGGAATTTATGACATTTTAGAAAAGTTCAAATCATCACAACCGTGGACgcagttttacataatatgaacgCGAAATGGGTATACATGAACCCATACAGtgctattagtatttattagtaatataataataaagttagaTAAAACTTGTAATTCACTTTATGTTGAGACTTTGAgagtattatcatttataattgtTGAGTTTAAGTtcgattatttaatttgatcCAACCACACATATTAGAATTcaatcgtgttttaaatttgtttttataggaCGTAAGTGATAAAAcagttaaaaagtatttttcaaggctaaaatatttaagtatgcagtaggtatttggtataataaatatattaaagacttggatttttttttaaagtatttgattaagttaaatcaaatatttatggaTCGTTCAAAACCATCAAAACTGATTCGATCATTTTTTCATTAAGtcatataaatagtatttcacTATTTTAGAGAATTAAATATAAGAGAATTAATTATACAAGAAGTTATACCTACGTTCACAGTTTATGGTCTATCAGCTAAAATTTTTGttgtattctattaaaaatgcgATTTGATTACGATTGTCGCTGTCCCGATAAAATGgataatctttatttttttcagttaacgtttcaatattttcttcaataggtatttaaaacgaTGTCTCTATTTTAAACAGGGAGTGGAtaaaagtcatattatataattttattatttattcatttatagtaatttactgtgtaattttgaaatttacggtgaaaatgtttataattccacactaatacactataattatccagaaacataatattatgttttaacattaattattgtattctgAATTTATCGATACTACAATAGTGTATTGTTTGTTCATAAAACTAATAACATAACAGATTATTACCAGAgcgacttattagttattgtaccgacgcacatatattattatgttaccgaTACCGAATGTTACACAcagtaaattgttattattatacgtacgtgtaggtacttaccttAATCAGTCtccaaattattcaaatattgatCAAGTGTCCATAACGATGACGGTAAGATGATAACAATTAACTAACGCTgtagaaaatatatcaaaatatatgccATCCTGATTTGCATTGAGATTATAAAGGAGAGGTTATCCGGTAACGATTACCGTTATTCGTTATAAGCTAAAACGTCGGAAGCACGCGAAAAGATATAGTGTTGCCCAAACGGATAATACGGAAGCACAGCACTTATTGGTACAGCACAAGAGAGACGAGGATGAAGTAATATTAGAGCATATCACTCTGAGAGAGACTTAGGCGCATAACGTATATGCCGTGAGTTGAAAAATAGCAACAATTACTGCACACGACACAAcgttaagaaattataattacaagttataacttataatcctGCAGGTTCGCGGATAtatgtaatcaaaataaaacttaGAACCGTGTTTTGTGAAAGGTGTGGCcctttaaatacataatataaaatatacgtatggAGTTGCGCGCTATGCCCATAATTCATAATGTGtatcataatgaataatgatacatCTGATGAAAACGAATAGGAAGGGTTCATTGGCGATGTTAGAATTCGTCGGCGtcctttgaaataaaaaaaaagcggtTTACACGATTGTGATTTTAAAACGACAAAAacggttttatttttctctatacATCAATAGGTCGTACAACGAAAgtctatttattttgtacgttGACAAGCAAAATACGATAAAAGTGTTGAAATAGTGTTTGGtagataattgataaatgaaaactattttaaaggttcaatgcataataatatatattacataatatacactacGATCGGTAGATTGTTataggtttttgtttttgtaaattaatataattaatataaaatgatttggttaaaaaaataatttaaaaaaactaggtactgtaaatacaatatatctgATTGATAAATGTACcgtttcaaagtatttttaactaaattctTAGTAAGTCaacttaaaatactataaacatatacatatacatatatattatatactacatttACGTATAAGATAGCTTATCCAGATAGTGTGTCAAAATAGTGTATGAcagtcaataataaatttaataaattaaacgaaAGTAGAGCATAAGTTTAGTCTTTGAGTTGATCCGTTCTAGTAAAACATATCTATATACATACTCTACTGCAGGtacagtattttattatttttaattagaaaggtataactttttttaattttaggttttgaattatttaattatgatgaGTGGTTTTTATGTTACGCCGGCTCTAGTGGTATCATcaatgtattttagattgtttttATTGGCCGTGGTGTTATCGTACATAATTGTATGGACAAAAACAACGGCTATAATATTGAAGTTTTCTTAAAACGTGTGTTTACTTTAGTCATATACGAgttatgttttgttattttatagtttatttttattttgaaacgcaataatattgataaactaATACTAAGATATCTAACTGTATTTATTAGattatcactataatatcacCAATTGAATTATAACCCTCGAGCCCTTCTATAAATACAATAGCAAAAACGCGTAAGTGTAACTTTAAGTTTACTAGCATAGGCGTGCACAGCGAGTTTCAAATCAAGTGCAGCGAATATCATTACCTGCCCATTTTTGCGTccatttatagttatataattatttatgtacggtaaatatttaattttaaaataaaataaacaagcccccgatttaaaataattcatcggtccaatgaaatttaattttatggaaCCTTATTCGCCTACCTCGACTCATCGTCTTTATCTTCAACTTCAAAAAGtactattatatcaatatatcatttatGCACAACGTATTTGTACGAATTATTTTGCATTTACGAACGCTCTTGTAATTATTCGTAGATTTTTGGTTGTATTGAatcacaatataaaatgttgttctACGATTACACTTTAGTTGTTGAAACAAAATGTGAACacacatttctaaaaaaaaatattactttacaaTCTGTAGGGCAGGGCCTATTACGTCTCATGCCCGTCTTGACCGAGTCTTTCGGGACGGTCAGGCGTGCAGCAAACATACACTCTGTTGTACCTGTGCGTGTATCCATGGTACTACTATTACGTCTTCTATTTACTTATACTACTATCAGACAtggataaaatactttttaataagaagtatttggaaaaatattcgaataattataaaaaagtatttcgaatactttttgaaatacttAGGTATACGATTATTTTGTTTCTGAATATTcttgtatcaaatttaattattcgtGTCATAAATTGTTTTCTAGGTTTTCTCAGTTATTTCCTCTATTAAAGTTAttagtttagttttaattattcacACATTAACAAATACCAAAGATTTAACTATTAcccaatgaaaaataaaatatttggagaTTATTGcggttaatatataaaaaggtaattttcaaaattggcttccacaataaaaaataaaaacgaataaaataaagcATTACTTAGAGGTACTTTTAATTAACTAtccaaaaatgattaaataaatattcaaacgtTTTATAATCGTACACTTAACTCATTGgtcaataatatgtaacatagtataataatatgtttagaaagttattatgttttgagatataactattttaattaaatataaacaatttttttcttgtttcatAAGTGATATGTACAAAATTGGGAGTATTAATTGAACAATcgtaatttaatgaaatataattagtaattacaatttggtgtataattgtattgggacttaacaataaaatatcagaTAAATTACCTTTAAGATCCCTATTCCTGCCGAAAGAAGGCTATAGATAGTAATTAGTCATTGTCAAAAACGATAGACGATGTATAAAATGCCCATTTCAATTACTTGCTAGTCATTTAAACTAATCAAAATGGACAATAAGAACAAAATCTGTAATATTGTCAAGGTTGATTAGGCATTATCATTAATGGCCGAGATTGAGTAATGTTCTTTGGGTTGtatattacaatgtaaaattataaatgtcaaattgatttgattattatttttttttttttgtaattcaaaaagaaaTTCTTGTTGAGACTTGAATTTTTTACACAATCATTTTCTAGACAcgatatagtttttataatgttttagcGACTCATTaacgttttacattttcaaatttttttcggtttttcaTTTATTCTTGATTCCTTACAAGTTGTTGTTttagaaatgtaaaaatatcaaaaatgtcttATGCGCAGAGAACAACCTGTAATTTTCCAAACCTGCGGAGAACCTCTCACAGTCAAGCACCTCCTTGTTTTAAGTCGAAACATATAGATTCCATAAAAGCCTAGAAATGCCTGACAACCTCTTCGAAGCCTTTAGCCCAATCCAAGGCAACGCCAACAAAATCATTACATTTCTAAAACTTATTGATATGTACAACTTAATCTaagaaaattattgtattatttatatgtaactaattctttttttttattgcaaactaataagtaataacctagTAGTTGATGCTGtaccataaataaaaaaaaaattgtttgtaaattgtacctacacgattaatttttttgaaacaattggAAATTAGATACAGGTGGTTAATTTTTGAGTATTTTTAGTCGAAATtcttaaataaactttttacttttttttatttaactgttttaCAATTAGTTTTGACaattcaaatattgaatttaaattcacaagatttaaatattatatattttaaattatacacaataccaaaattaaataatttagccTGTAGAGTTAAAGAATGATAATAAGACAATTTTAGGAACTTATTTATGCTcagaattttatattaaatgtatttgtgtAATGATTGtagctttaaagtttaaatcttcATGAATCATGATAGACACAGTAGAAAATCAAATTCCTGGTATTTcacattttgtttataatttagttttgacgttatacatttttgaaaactaaggctcatttaaaatctttatatttcataataattaaacttgaattggtacatttatgccaaacagtaaaaaattagtgaaaattgaaaattataattgtatgagctacgaataaaatattagcaACTGATTCAAACATAAGTTAGTTATAATCTATCATTAATTAGAGAGTTTAAGTTTatggtaattaaaaatgtatgttcaatgtatttagttaattaattgaGTTGTATTATACgctaatttataagtatttttttacttataaatgatGCCAATGATTTTTTATTCCACTATGAATAAAGGTTGAATTTTTTATGAATCCAATTAGGTTTTAAGATAAATGTTTTAaggataaaatatgtatgaaatatatattttgttatattatcacTAGTTTGTAGTCaaacactttttataatttatttattacatttagtaGACCAATTAAATCGGTATTCAGACTCTTGAGCGCTGTATATATTTCCTTCACGATGGTATTTTCACAGCACTGGACATTTATCACCGATTAAGATATTTGTCtctcttaaaatttaatattggacATTTTCATTTACAATTCGGGCTGTGATATATTCAACACAGTCTACTgcttaatttcattaaaacgaATAACACTCGATAAATTATCTATgcaaattagaataatattattatgggacATTTCAATATCCAGATTCATGGGGAGATGGCCAACGCAACGAAGCGAGAACGGAGCTTTGAGGAAACGTCTcggatacatattataaattattttcaatgcaTATTAGCATTAAGGAATTCGGTGaccggtttttcaaattttccgtaattatataatatttgaaaattatattttatattttagttgccaccttaattataattgttttccactaatctactgctcgatacctatttaggagTGGAGGGGGGTAGGGTTGATACGGTGCATTATATCGAAACAAAATGAATTCACAGGAATTATTCTCAGGCCtcgtagaattgtcggattttgataactattttttttacatgaaaGAAGAAAACTTCATATAGGTCGCATTGAactcttaatttttattttatttcaaataatagtagattataatttgtaaataaccttaaaattgtattatttttgaagacatatcatacaatttgagattaaaatattgaaaaacggagtTCAATGAGGCCTGTAGAATATTACCtccaaatagttaaaaaaaaaatttatcaaatttggtCGATTCTGCAGAATCGGATCATTATTTTCGTATAGTGCATTTTTGTGCACAAAATTACATTGGTGCCTTAAAAGGATGTTTGCGCAATATTGTTTTCTCTCTCATGCGCTTACATTGTCTTAAAGATATAACTCAAgaacacaatataatgttattatatttgtaatatatctaATTGTACCTAAgcctatttaaattaatgtcacaatttattctatttttgttACTAGGTACTACAATCTATTCAATTTCtacgatttattaattattttcgtttCAAAAAACACACTGtgagatttatttttcattaatttcaaatatcatCGATATAATACAGTCTTAAGAGCGGGTGTATTGAATGAGTTAAAGAATctatagtgtaggtacctaaggTATTTCGCAGCTATATAGTCACGGAATTTTTCCATGGATCAGGTTtaactttttatactttttcgTGGTATAAAATGGAAGTAGATAaagtatttttgaatttcaaattctgTTTTCTGTAATTTATCCACGCCAAATAAACTATTCTTGTAGATTTAGATGTATCGGGTTCGATTTAGACGATGTTACGTTCGTGTTCCCGCGAGTCTATTATTTAGTTAAGCCATTTGAATAAATGATTTAGCTACATGCGCGCTTTgtgcatttatttatatattcaaaatgttattaatgtttttgatacAAGTTTCTTTTGATGACTGCAAGACTGGCCATTATTGAAACACTTGAAATTTATGTACCATATGTAGCACAAACATCATTAATAATAGCAAACGCCAAATAGTTTTAAAGCTTAGATTTGTTTCGTTTAAATAATCTTttacaagttataacttataaaactcGTAAAAACGCACTCGGTTGTCTGATGaacctaaatattaatataattttcttatatatGCATGTTTAAAGTTTTACTTATGAATGaagtaagttaaaattaaatattcgttCGTGTGAAGggcaatatcatattataacttctGTTCCTTAATAGTAGTCTTATTAAGGCCCTACAGgttaaacaattttgatttgcttaCTGAAAGCAGTTTACATAGCttcatttacattatattaaattattgttaaattggtATTGAAACTTATGACAAACCATTTAAAATCACAAATTTGTCTgggagtaaaatatttttatttaaaatcgcaTATTTCAGGCATTTActggatattataaaaaataacacaaattatcGTTGACCTAAACACAAATTCCTCttattacaaacaaataatGGATTCTTAATGTTCGTCGTGTGCGCATTACATTGTAAATGTGTAGAACTACCTATAGCCCATAGGTAACCTGActtgatattatgattttatgatgcttttaaaatgcttttaaaatgcattagatttattttttataatatgttataagtatacatgatacattttgcttaatatgaaaatatatttcgaactttcaaattaatttattattttggttgtGAACTAAATTATGAACTTAGGTAGAATGGATTTTACtctgttaatattttactttaccgCCAATCTGTTCTACTTTATTTGTTGTGGTAATAACCTACATGTATAAACTTATATCAAGAAGTACTAGCTCTATGAGACTATGCTTCCGAATTTCGTATGAAGTCAATTCGTGTGTCAAAACTCagtgtaaattataaactagTGCTTAAACACTGTAAACATAATACCATATTTTCTttgatatgaaataatattaatttgccaAATTAAGAATTATGTTGGAGTTTCTTAAAgataataagatattttataaaatatttatattt
This genomic interval carries:
- the LOC132938939 gene encoding uncharacterized protein LOC132938939, with the translated sequence MSEAQQPQDLFSLPYELLEMFRTIKLDYTNIPQEKLNNRYRTMCSHLIVVNYVNIPERGVYCEQCAQFKMEQDDQVWKYVNTSFVIKNRIYTSEDSRILINLYYLKCDECNQLLTKFVERPLVLLLLIITKLDTGIDTSGPRTVIGLELLWGGKWKG